From Staphylococcus delphini, one genomic window encodes:
- the fusA gene encoding elongation factor G: MGRDFSLKNTRNIGIMAHIDAGKTTTTERILYYTGRIHKIGETHEGASQMDWMEQEQDRGITITSAATTAEWKNHRVNIIDTPGHVDFTVEVERSLRVLDGAVTVLDAQSGVEPQTETVWRQATTYGVPRIVFVNKMDKIGANFDYAVSTLHDRLQANAAPIQLPIGAEDEFSAIIDLVTMKCFKYTNDLGTEIEETEIPEDYRERAEEAREALIEVVAETNESLMEKIFEEQEITVDELKDAIRQATTDVEFYPVLCGTAFKNKGVQLMLDAVIDYLPSPLDVKPIVGHRADDPDEEVIAKADDDAEFAALAFKVMTDPYVGKLTFFRVYSGTLTSGSYVKNSTKGKRERVGRILQMHANSREEISTVYSGDIAAAVGLKDTGTGDTLCGEKNDIILESMEFPEPVIHLSVEPKSKADQDKMTQALVKLQEEDPTFKAHTDEETGQVIIGGMGELHLDIIVDRMKKEFNVEANVGAPMVSYRETFKSSAAVQGKFSRQSGGRGQYGDVHIEFTPNETGAGFEFENAIVGGVVPREYIPSVEQGLKDAMENGVLAGYPLIDVKAKLFDGSYHDVDSSEMAFKIAASLALKEAAKKCDPVILEPMMKVTIEMPEEYMGDIMGDVTARRGRVDGMEPRGNAQVVNAYVPLSEMFGYATSLRSNTQGRGTYTMYFDHYAEVPKSISEEIIKKNKGE, encoded by the coding sequence ATGGGAAGAGATTTTTCTTTAAAGAACACTCGTAATATCGGTATCATGGCGCACATCGATGCTGGTAAAACGACGACGACTGAACGTATTCTTTATTACACTGGACGTATCCACAAAATTGGTGAAACACATGAGGGTGCTTCACAAATGGACTGGATGGAACAAGAGCAAGACCGTGGTATTACGATCACTTCAGCGGCTACAACTGCTGAATGGAAAAATCACCGTGTAAATATCATCGATACACCTGGGCACGTAGACTTCACTGTAGAAGTTGAACGTTCATTACGTGTACTTGATGGTGCGGTAACAGTTCTTGATGCGCAATCAGGTGTAGAACCTCAAACTGAAACGGTTTGGCGCCAAGCAACTACATACGGTGTACCACGTATCGTATTTGTAAACAAAATGGACAAAATCGGTGCGAACTTCGATTACGCTGTAAGCACTTTACATGACCGTTTACAAGCAAATGCTGCACCAATTCAATTACCAATCGGTGCTGAAGATGAATTCTCAGCTATCATTGACTTAGTAACAATGAAATGTTTCAAATACACGAACGATTTAGGAACTGAAATTGAAGAAACTGAAATTCCTGAAGACTATCGTGAACGCGCTGAAGAAGCACGTGAAGCATTGATTGAAGTTGTTGCTGAAACAAATGAAAGCTTAATGGAAAAAATCTTTGAAGAACAAGAAATCACTGTTGATGAGCTTAAAGACGCAATCCGTCAAGCAACAACAGATGTTGAGTTCTACCCAGTACTTTGTGGTACAGCATTCAAAAACAAAGGTGTTCAATTAATGTTAGACGCAGTAATTGACTACCTTCCATCACCTTTAGACGTTAAACCAATCGTTGGTCATCGTGCGGATGATCCTGATGAAGAAGTTATCGCTAAAGCGGACGACGATGCAGAATTCGCTGCATTAGCATTTAAAGTTATGACTGACCCTTACGTTGGTAAATTAACTTTCTTCCGTGTTTACTCTGGTACTTTAACTTCAGGTTCATACGTTAAAAACTCAACTAAAGGTAAACGTGAACGTGTAGGTCGTATTTTACAAATGCACGCGAACTCACGTGAAGAAATCAGCACTGTATATTCTGGTGATATCGCAGCGGCTGTAGGTCTTAAAGATACTGGTACAGGTGATACACTTTGTGGAGAGAAAAATGACATCATCCTTGAGTCAATGGAATTCCCAGAGCCAGTTATTCACTTATCAGTTGAACCTAAATCAAAAGCAGACCAAGATAAAATGACGCAAGCGCTTGTGAAACTTCAAGAAGAAGACCCTACTTTCAAAGCGCACACAGATGAAGAAACTGGTCAAGTTATCATTGGTGGTATGGGTGAGCTTCACCTTGACATCATTGTTGACCGTATGAAGAAAGAATTTAATGTAGAAGCAAACGTGGGTGCACCAATGGTATCTTACCGTGAAACATTCAAGTCTTCTGCAGCCGTTCAAGGTAAATTCTCACGTCAATCTGGTGGTCGTGGTCAATATGGTGACGTTCACATTGAATTCACACCAAATGAAACAGGCGCAGGTTTCGAATTCGAAAACGCTATCGTTGGTGGTGTTGTTCCTCGTGAATACATCCCATCAGTTGAACAAGGTCTTAAAGACGCAATGGAAAATGGTGTATTAGCTGGATATCCATTAATCGATGTGAAAGCTAAATTATTTGATGGTTCATACCATGATGTCGACTCATCTGAAATGGCCTTCAAAATTGCTGCATCATTAGCACTTAAAGAAGCTGCTAAAAAATGTGATCCAGTTATCTTAGAACCGATGATGAAAGTTACTATCGAAATGCCTGAAGAATACATGGGTGACATCATGGGTGACGTTACTGCTCGTCGTGGACGTGTAGATGGTATGGAACCACGTGGTAACGCACAAGTTGTTAACGCTTATGTACCACTTTCAGA